A region from the Catenulispora sp. MAP5-51 genome encodes:
- a CDS encoding peptidase S8 — protein MSRIGNHRLLGVVGATVLAVGTIAAVVAPASASTAATTASATAAKSGAAHASNVKDVCGTAKPGFARCFAQIRTDVHEPPHIGRVAGTAKAAAATLPAGFGPADLHSAYKLPTTGGANQTVAIVDAGDDSTAEADLAVYRSTYGLPACTTANGCFHKVSQSGTATPLPADQGWGVEIALDLDMVSAACPQCKILLVEGTSASSDDLGASVDTAVKLGATEISNSYGIAESSLTPGSAAHYAHPGVAITVSSGDEGYGIPNEPAVFSSVISVGGTSLAKAANARGWSETAWQGAGSGCSAWVDKPAWQTDANCPGRMVADVSADADPQTGPAIYVTDTPDLEGLPSGWSIVGGTSASSPFIAGVIALAGNPAKYNNASAFYTPGAKTGLNDVVGGNNGILMDCGGDYQCNAVTGYDGPTGVGTPNGLSAF, from the coding sequence ATGAGTCGAATAGGTAACCATCGGCTGCTCGGCGTGGTGGGGGCCACGGTGTTGGCTGTCGGGACAATCGCGGCGGTGGTGGCACCGGCGAGTGCCAGTACTGCTGCGACTACTGCTTCTGCTACTGCTGCCAAGAGCGGCGCTGCGCACGCGAGCAACGTGAAGGATGTGTGCGGTACAGCGAAGCCCGGGTTCGCTCGGTGTTTCGCGCAGATCCGCACCGACGTGCATGAGCCGCCGCACATCGGTCGCGTTGCAGGCACGGCGAAGGCGGCTGCGGCGACGCTGCCGGCCGGATTCGGCCCGGCGGATCTGCACTCGGCGTACAAGCTGCCGACCACCGGCGGCGCGAACCAGACTGTTGCGATCGTCGACGCCGGAGATGACTCGACGGCCGAAGCAGACCTCGCGGTCTACCGCTCGACCTACGGCCTGCCGGCGTGCACCACCGCGAACGGCTGCTTCCACAAGGTGAGCCAGAGCGGCACGGCCACGCCGCTGCCCGCGGATCAGGGCTGGGGCGTGGAGATCGCGCTGGACCTGGACATGGTCTCGGCGGCCTGCCCGCAGTGCAAGATCCTGCTCGTCGAGGGCACCTCGGCTTCCTCCGACGATCTGGGCGCCTCGGTCGACACCGCGGTCAAGCTCGGCGCCACAGAAATCAGCAACAGCTACGGCATCGCCGAGTCCAGCCTGACGCCGGGCTCCGCCGCGCACTACGCGCATCCCGGCGTCGCGATCACCGTCTCCTCCGGGGATGAGGGCTACGGGATCCCGAACGAGCCGGCCGTGTTCTCCTCGGTGATCTCCGTCGGCGGGACCTCGTTGGCGAAGGCGGCGAATGCCCGCGGCTGGAGTGAGACCGCCTGGCAGGGGGCCGGAAGCGGTTGCTCGGCGTGGGTGGACAAGCCGGCGTGGCAGACCGACGCCAACTGCCCCGGCCGCATGGTCGCCGACGTCTCCGCAGACGCCGACCCGCAAACGGGGCCGGCCATCTACGTCACCGACACTCCCGATCTGGAGGGCCTGCCCTCCGGCTGGAGCATCGTCGGCGGCACCAGCGCCTCCTCTCCGTTCATCGCCGGAGTGATCGCGCTGGCCGGAAACCCGGCCAAGTACAACAACGCCTCAGCCTTCTACACCCCCGGCGCCAAGACCGGACTGAACGATGTCGTCGGCGGCAACAACGGCATCCTCATGGACTGCGGCGGCGACTACCAGTGCAACGCCGTCACCGGCTATGACGGACCCACCGGCGTGGGGACGCCGAACGGGCTGTCTGCCTTCTAA
- a CDS encoding FAD/NAD(P)-binding protein, which produces MTMAIIGAGPRGTSLLERLIANAAECAPDRTIDIHVIDPYPPGGGRIWRSQQSPLLWMNTTSGDCTMFIDETVECEGPVVSGPTLNEWAQDVATGRLSSPPGFQLASSTSAEAGRMQESWYTTRRTQSDYLSWVFWQSVKNGMPQVQVHSHVGRAVDVHDLPLGRQRVIMADGLPSLDADIVLFAPGNVDIAPNAAEVRLTEYAQAHDLCYLPSGSTVDHSFDRIPAGEPVIVRGLGLCFIDTAVLLTSGRGGTFHRDGSGELRYEPSGNEPVLYVGSRRGVPYWSKVHYSLAGSPGPFGHLDTTAVAALGDRPLDFAMEIWPLMVREVIHAGYRELAESHPELLDIDAREFINRLDTLDWDGLALKELIDQAVRYDEDRIELDETAHPLAGRHFPDLDTLQKWMIDFIAAGVRRGQDPRYSASLGMLHGLSNAFSRLVELVDEKRIAPSSWEHDVPAFLDLCRFLTSGPPGPRLEELLALTRAGVVRFLGSEMTVTADEGLFHARSCNVNVSITARSLIEARLPERTMLRVDDPLLRKLIQRDEIREGLHSSPDDGDRYPTGLIDTASLIDTDSLNRLNRADGTPHESRFGAGALFSGTVLTSGRFPSPQSNDGFFRQNDIIARAALHELCRREATTDV; this is translated from the coding sequence ATGACCATGGCGATCATAGGCGCCGGCCCGCGTGGCACCTCACTTCTCGAACGCCTCATAGCCAACGCCGCCGAGTGCGCGCCGGATCGGACGATCGACATCCACGTCATCGATCCTTATCCGCCAGGGGGCGGTCGCATTTGGCGGTCCCAGCAGTCACCGCTGCTATGGATGAACACCACATCCGGCGACTGCACGATGTTCATCGACGAGACCGTCGAGTGCGAAGGCCCGGTCGTCTCCGGCCCCACGCTCAACGAATGGGCCCAGGACGTGGCCACGGGCCGCCTGTCGTCGCCCCCGGGATTCCAGCTCGCTTCCTCCACGTCGGCCGAGGCGGGGAGGATGCAGGAAAGCTGGTACACGACTCGCCGGACGCAGAGCGACTATCTCTCCTGGGTATTCTGGCAGTCAGTGAAGAACGGCATGCCCCAGGTACAAGTCCATTCACACGTAGGCCGGGCCGTCGATGTGCACGACCTTCCTCTGGGCCGGCAACGCGTCATCATGGCGGACGGCCTTCCGTCGCTGGACGCCGATATCGTGCTGTTCGCACCGGGGAACGTCGATATCGCGCCGAACGCGGCAGAGGTACGTCTGACGGAATACGCGCAAGCCCATGATCTGTGTTACCTGCCATCGGGATCGACCGTCGATCACAGCTTTGACCGGATACCCGCCGGCGAACCGGTGATCGTCCGCGGGCTGGGATTGTGCTTCATCGACACCGCCGTGCTGCTGACCTCCGGACGCGGCGGCACCTTCCACCGTGACGGCTCCGGCGAACTGCGTTACGAGCCGTCCGGCAATGAACCCGTCCTCTACGTGGGCTCGCGGCGCGGCGTGCCCTACTGGTCGAAGGTGCACTACAGCCTGGCCGGATCACCGGGACCGTTCGGCCACCTCGACACCACGGCCGTGGCCGCCCTCGGCGACCGCCCCCTGGACTTCGCCATGGAAATCTGGCCGTTGATGGTCCGCGAAGTCATCCACGCGGGCTATCGGGAACTGGCCGAATCGCACCCGGAACTCCTGGACATCGATGCCCGTGAGTTCATCAACCGCCTCGATACCCTCGACTGGGATGGATTGGCACTCAAGGAGCTGATCGATCAGGCGGTGCGATACGACGAGGACCGGATCGAGCTGGACGAAACAGCCCATCCGCTGGCCGGCCGCCATTTCCCCGACCTGGACACCCTGCAGAAATGGATGATCGACTTCATCGCCGCGGGGGTTCGGCGCGGGCAGGATCCCCGTTACAGCGCGAGCCTGGGAATGCTGCACGGTCTGAGCAATGCCTTCTCCAGACTGGTCGAACTCGTTGACGAGAAGAGAATCGCGCCCTCTTCGTGGGAGCACGATGTGCCCGCGTTCCTTGATTTGTGCCGATTCCTCACCAGCGGACCGCCTGGACCACGACTGGAGGAACTGCTTGCCCTGACCCGTGCCGGTGTCGTCAGATTCCTTGGTTCGGAGATGACCGTGACCGCCGATGAAGGGCTCTTCCATGCGCGGTCGTGCAACGTGAACGTGTCGATCACAGCCCGATCCCTCATTGAGGCCCGACTTCCGGAGCGGACGATGCTCCGCGTGGATGACCCGCTTCTGCGCAAGCTCATCCAGCGTGACGAGATCAGGGAAGGGCTGCATTCGAGTCCTGATGACGGCGACCGATATCCCACCGGTCTCATCGACACCGCGAGCCTCATCGACACCGATTCTTTGAATCGCCTGAATCGTGCCGATGGAACCCCTCACGAGAGCCGCTTCGGGGCAGGGGCCTTGTTCTCGGGAACCGTACTGACCTCCGGCCGGTTCCCGTCCCCGCAGAGCAATGATGGATTCTTTCGACAGAACGACATCATCGCTCGTGCCGCGCTCCACGAACTGTGCCGCCGTGAAGCAACCACCGACGTTTGA
- a CDS encoding VOC family protein: MPQVNKFQVTFDCTEPGRVARFWCEVLGYVVPSPEEQGPWAACVDPTGVGPRLFFQPVPEPKVVKNRVHLDVRIATGLAGAERLAVLEAECARLIALGASRLRLLPADEENESCMVMQDVEGNEFCLD; encoded by the coding sequence ATGCCGCAGGTCAACAAGTTCCAGGTCACTTTCGACTGCACCGAACCCGGGCGCGTCGCCCGCTTCTGGTGCGAGGTGCTGGGCTACGTCGTGCCATCACCCGAGGAGCAGGGACCCTGGGCGGCCTGCGTCGATCCCACCGGAGTGGGGCCGCGGCTGTTCTTCCAGCCGGTACCCGAGCCCAAGGTGGTCAAGAACCGCGTGCACCTCGACGTCCGGATCGCCACCGGCCTGGCCGGCGCGGAGCGCCTGGCCGTCCTGGAAGCCGAGTGCGCGCGGTTGATCGCGCTCGGCGCGTCGCGTCTGCGGCTGCTACCTGCTGACGAGGAGAACGAGTCCTGCATGGTGATGCAGGACGTCGAGGGGAACGAGTTCTGCCTGGACTGA
- a CDS encoding NADP-dependent oxidoreductase produces the protein MTEPPEYGLAVQLVSRPEGPLEHEHLAVVEKPMPRLAPGWVLVRNLFAALDPHPSTSPVRHWPLYTALPAGSLVGEVVASRSADLPHGSLIAHRGGWSTYSALPRGGYATRVLEPAAGVPIEAYLTVLGLPGLAAHVALTRVLNVKRGESLFIAGAAGPVGSAAARIARTLGASRVVGGVTSPAGARRAIQDPYFDAVFEQRADSVAESALFGENAGVDVAVIGTAGAAGSMGSVGSSLAEALTWVRDAGRVAWLHDTPWGSTESVVSVDLAMVQRRGVRLEGFGLQHHLHRFKEIEAQYADDLQTGRLDPGTSMDVDVHGLIDVLVAATRSDHQPADTYRIVESDS, from the coding sequence ATGACCGAGCCACCGGAATACGGCCTGGCCGTTCAGCTGGTCTCCCGGCCGGAGGGGCCGCTGGAGCACGAGCACCTGGCCGTCGTCGAGAAGCCGATGCCGCGCCTGGCCCCGGGCTGGGTCCTGGTCCGCAACCTGTTCGCCGCCCTCGACCCGCATCCGTCCACCTCGCCGGTCCGCCACTGGCCGCTGTACACGGCCCTTCCCGCCGGCTCGCTGGTCGGGGAAGTGGTCGCGTCGCGGAGCGCCGACCTTCCGCACGGCTCCCTGATCGCCCATCGCGGCGGATGGAGCACGTATTCGGCGCTCCCCCGGGGCGGCTACGCGACACGAGTGCTCGAACCGGCGGCGGGCGTACCGATCGAGGCCTATCTCACCGTCCTCGGTCTGCCGGGGCTCGCCGCCCACGTCGCCCTCACCAGGGTCCTCAACGTCAAGCGCGGCGAGTCGCTGTTCATCGCGGGGGCAGCCGGCCCCGTCGGCAGCGCCGCCGCCCGCATCGCCCGGACGCTCGGAGCTTCGCGGGTCGTCGGCGGGGTCACCTCGCCGGCGGGCGCGCGCCGCGCGATTCAGGATCCTTACTTCGACGCCGTCTTCGAACAGCGTGCGGATTCCGTTGCCGAATCAGCGCTCTTCGGTGAGAACGCCGGCGTGGACGTCGCCGTCATCGGGACGGCCGGGGCGGCGGGGTCGATGGGATCGGTGGGATCCAGCCTGGCCGAGGCCCTGACCTGGGTACGCGACGCCGGCCGCGTCGCGTGGCTGCACGACACGCCCTGGGGATCCACGGAATCCGTCGTCTCCGTCGACCTGGCCATGGTCCAGCGGCGAGGCGTCCGCCTGGAGGGCTTCGGGCTGCAACACCATCTCCACCGGTTCAAGGAGATCGAGGCGCAGTACGCGGACGACCTGCAGACCGGACGGCTGGACCCCGGCACGAGCATGGACGTCGACGTGCACGGCCTGATCGACGTCCTGGTGGCCGCGACCCGCTCGGACCACCAGCCGGCCGACACTTACCGCATTGTGGAATCAGATTCCTGA
- a CDS encoding BTAD domain-containing putative transcriptional regulator, which translates to MRFAILGSFECWADGTSIALRGRLQERLAVSLLLNRNRVVPVSRLVETIWEDGGPDTAAHQVRKMTSDLRKRVPGMADMLTTSGVGYRIRVPEETLDLGVFTAALSDARRATDEGDLRSAAAKLRLALDQWRGPVLGGEGGPVIEAMGTALEERRLTAMEQLFAIRLDLGEARRLVGDLREAVGANPVREHLRGQLMRALYLSGRQADALAEFQSLRQYLDEEHGVEPSAELADLQKRILHNDASLGSQGEARRDTATVVPKPASTSAAGSFPTTLPYDLPDFTGRQEALDAVCAAGQATGSGAHRLRIVLIDGMAGSGKTALAVHAAHFLQESHPDGQLYLDLHGFTPERDSIDTHEALGILLGALGISGPDVPVDPQARIARWRAATVNRRMLLVFDDAESAAQIRGLLPGSSESTVLVTSRVRIKGIDGARPVSLDVLSPAESLSLLERVLGRERVARESEAALRLADLCGHLPLALRISAARLASRDHWTIARLASRLSNESRKLVELAVEDRSIKASIKASLEALDPEHLRYLRYICLHPGDDVEIHAAAALTGLDVYDAEDIVELLLDRHLMEPRLAERYTVHSLVRAYVREEFADDVDDAPAFERLTNYYRTAIGRASDAAFPGRSRYSNGLPAYEGAIPDLDDRGLALAWVDAEYRNILPSLREAVRRGRHSEVVETARDLIYHLHLRGRSDAFLEAATLGAASSRRTQDPAAIRMSLVNLAVAYWHRGDIPAGLVQLREALEVATAAGDRAGQAVCLSRLGTFYSTLGDLELAVEHLERSIPMHLETGSLKEVAEARFHLSSAFNVLGRYGDAAAQAEAAIAVNQELSSPSTQTMALVNLGTAQTGLGMHHEALRTLSEALELEARLGGSLSKALILARMVRPCRSTGARAAAAQFARQAAEAVRAPHTSPMHRVIVLDLLGEHALQEDRLSAARELFSEAVELSEELGLRFDAAWATAGLAATSAACGDEEAAAELADRSDPILAEVGLPEKLRHR; encoded by the coding sequence GTGCGCTTCGCGATTCTCGGCTCGTTCGAGTGCTGGGCCGACGGCACCTCCATCGCCTTACGCGGCCGCCTCCAGGAACGTCTCGCGGTCTCCCTTCTGCTGAACCGGAACCGCGTGGTACCGGTCTCGCGATTGGTCGAGACCATCTGGGAGGACGGCGGTCCGGACACCGCCGCGCACCAGGTCCGGAAGATGACCTCGGACCTGCGCAAGCGTGTGCCCGGGATGGCGGACATGCTGACGACCTCGGGCGTCGGCTACCGCATCAGGGTCCCGGAGGAGACCCTGGACCTCGGGGTGTTCACCGCGGCGCTGAGCGACGCGCGCCGCGCCACCGACGAGGGCGATCTGCGCTCGGCCGCCGCGAAGTTACGCCTCGCGCTCGACCAGTGGCGCGGACCGGTGCTCGGCGGTGAGGGCGGCCCGGTGATCGAGGCCATGGGCACCGCCCTGGAAGAGCGCCGGCTGACCGCCATGGAGCAGTTGTTCGCGATCCGCCTGGACCTCGGAGAGGCGCGCCGTCTGGTCGGCGACCTGCGGGAGGCGGTGGGGGCCAACCCGGTCCGGGAACACCTGCGCGGGCAGTTGATGCGGGCCCTGTATCTGTCCGGACGCCAGGCCGACGCGCTGGCCGAGTTCCAGAGCCTTCGTCAGTACCTTGACGAAGAGCACGGCGTCGAGCCCAGCGCGGAGCTGGCCGACCTGCAAAAGCGCATCCTGCACAACGACGCGAGCCTGGGCAGCCAGGGCGAGGCCCGCAGGGACACGGCCACCGTGGTCCCGAAGCCGGCGTCCACCTCGGCGGCCGGCAGCTTCCCCACGACCCTCCCCTACGATCTGCCCGACTTCACCGGGCGCCAGGAGGCGCTCGACGCGGTGTGCGCGGCGGGTCAGGCGACGGGCTCCGGAGCGCACCGGCTGCGGATCGTGCTGATCGACGGGATGGCGGGCAGCGGCAAGACGGCACTGGCCGTCCACGCCGCCCATTTCCTGCAGGAGTCCCATCCGGACGGCCAGCTCTATCTGGACCTGCACGGGTTCACTCCCGAACGCGATTCCATCGACACCCACGAAGCGCTCGGCATTCTGCTGGGCGCGCTGGGGATCTCCGGGCCGGACGTCCCCGTCGACCCGCAGGCGCGCATCGCCCGCTGGCGGGCGGCGACCGTCAACCGGCGCATGCTCCTGGTGTTCGACGACGCGGAGAGCGCCGCGCAGATCCGAGGCTTGCTGCCCGGTTCCTCGGAGAGCACCGTGCTGGTCACGAGCCGCGTCCGCATCAAGGGGATCGACGGCGCGCGTCCGGTGTCCCTCGACGTGCTCTCGCCGGCGGAAAGCCTGTCGCTGCTGGAAAGGGTGCTCGGTCGGGAACGCGTGGCCAGGGAATCCGAGGCCGCGCTTCGCCTGGCGGACCTGTGCGGGCATCTCCCGCTGGCGCTGCGAATCAGCGCCGCACGCCTGGCGAGCCGGGACCACTGGACGATCGCACGGCTGGCCAGCCGGTTGTCGAACGAGTCGCGCAAGCTGGTCGAGCTCGCCGTCGAGGATCGCAGCATCAAGGCCAGCATCAAGGCCTCCCTGGAGGCCCTCGATCCGGAGCACCTGCGATACCTGCGGTACATCTGTCTGCACCCCGGCGACGACGTGGAGATCCACGCCGCGGCGGCGCTCACCGGGCTCGACGTGTACGACGCCGAGGACATCGTCGAGCTCCTGCTCGACCGGCACCTCATGGAACCGCGGCTGGCGGAGCGGTACACGGTGCACAGCCTGGTCCGCGCCTACGTCCGCGAGGAGTTCGCCGACGATGTGGACGACGCCCCCGCGTTCGAGCGCCTGACGAACTACTACCGCACCGCGATCGGCCGCGCCTCGGACGCAGCCTTCCCCGGACGCAGCCGGTATTCCAACGGTCTGCCCGCCTACGAGGGCGCCATCCCGGACCTCGACGACCGGGGTCTGGCCCTGGCGTGGGTGGACGCCGAGTATCGCAATATCCTGCCGTCCTTGCGCGAGGCCGTACGCCGCGGCCGGCACTCCGAGGTCGTGGAGACGGCCCGTGATCTGATCTACCATCTGCACCTGCGAGGACGCAGCGACGCGTTCCTGGAGGCGGCGACTTTGGGCGCCGCCTCGTCGCGCCGGACGCAGGATCCCGCGGCGATCCGGATGAGTCTGGTGAACCTGGCCGTCGCCTACTGGCATCGCGGGGACATCCCCGCCGGCCTGGTCCAGCTGCGCGAGGCCCTCGAGGTGGCGACGGCGGCCGGCGACCGGGCCGGGCAGGCGGTGTGCCTGAGCCGGCTGGGCACCTTCTACTCCACGCTGGGCGATCTGGAGCTGGCCGTGGAGCACCTCGAACGCAGCATCCCGATGCATCTTGAGACGGGCAGTCTCAAAGAGGTGGCCGAGGCCCGTTTCCATCTCAGTTCGGCGTTCAACGTCCTGGGCCGCTACGGCGACGCCGCCGCGCAGGCCGAGGCCGCGATCGCGGTGAACCAGGAGCTGAGCAGCCCCAGCACGCAGACCATGGCACTGGTCAACCTCGGGACCGCGCAGACCGGGCTCGGAATGCACCACGAGGCGCTCAGAACACTGAGCGAGGCGCTGGAGTTGGAGGCCAGGCTCGGCGGGTCCCTGTCCAAGGCGCTCATCCTGGCGCGCATGGTCCGGCCCTGCCGGTCCACCGGCGCCCGCGCCGCGGCGGCGCAGTTCGCCCGGCAGGCGGCCGAGGCGGTGCGGGCTCCGCACACCTCGCCCATGCACCGGGTCATCGTGCTCGATCTGCTGGGCGAGCACGCGCTGCAGGAGGACAGGCTCAGCGCGGCGAGGGAATTGTTCAGCGAGGCGGTCGAGCTCAGCGAGGAGCTCGGTCTGCGCTTCGACGCGGCGTGGGCCACGGCCGGCCTGGCCGCGACGTCGGCGGCGTGCGGCGACGAGGAGGCCGCGGCCGAGCTCGCGGATCGCAGCGATCCGATCCTGGCCGAGGTCGGCCTGCCGGAGAAGTTGCGGCACCGCTGA
- a CDS encoding response regulator — protein sequence MTIRVLICDELPIIGDGLRTLLDAVPDIEVVGVTDNGMEAIVLVRTMRPEVVVTDLNLQTISGLEMIRRLAKEDDPPSIVVFTEADADKTVSDVLHAGVSCLLGKDARPQELITAIQAAATGQTVLAPSIARRLVSWFRAQPEPQEAAMCPGASELTSREREVIRMVARGMSTEEVARELIIGEATVRTHVYRVRTKLGVRDRAELVSLAYRSGLIA from the coding sequence ATGACCATTCGGGTACTCATCTGTGACGAACTGCCGATCATCGGGGACGGCCTGCGGACTCTGCTGGACGCGGTCCCGGACATCGAGGTGGTCGGGGTGACCGACAACGGCATGGAGGCCATCGTCCTGGTGCGCACCATGCGGCCCGAAGTCGTGGTCACCGACCTGAACCTGCAGACCATCTCCGGCCTGGAGATGATCCGAAGGCTCGCCAAGGAGGACGACCCGCCCAGCATCGTGGTGTTCACCGAGGCCGACGCCGACAAGACCGTGAGCGACGTGCTGCACGCCGGCGTGAGCTGCCTGCTCGGCAAGGACGCCCGGCCGCAGGAGCTGATCACCGCGATCCAGGCGGCGGCCACCGGCCAGACCGTGCTCGCGCCGAGCATCGCGCGCCGCCTGGTCAGCTGGTTCCGGGCCCAGCCCGAACCGCAGGAGGCCGCGATGTGCCCGGGGGCCTCCGAACTAACCTCGCGCGAACGCGAAGTGATCCGGATGGTGGCGCGCGGGATGTCCACCGAGGAGGTGGCCCGCGAGCTGATCATCGGCGAGGCCACGGTGCGCACGCACGTGTACCGGGTGCGGACCAAGCTGGGGGTGCGCGATCGTGCGGAGCTGGTGTCGCTGGCGTACCGGTCGGGGCTGATCGCCTAG
- a CDS encoding acyl-CoA dehydrogenase family protein: MDLAPDPIFLQVREALRSALAAIPVRPGVHGAPVTDGGAGPARTVLDQLDAAAFERPADAGGLGLGLTAGALVSEELGRAACGNPYRAEALAADVSWPHPEGVGLAGLEAPPPSGARGVSATARAGGWELTGTATVDDAAAAVFLVAVVFAEPALVAVPRTAPGVSVLTTLFPPAVRFEATPIASTEVVATGDTLADALARARVRQAAYLLGIAEGAHRIALDYTGSRRQFGSRLRDLPAVSFPLARGLVALRATRASVYRAAWLIDTEPIDTEPAGAGTEPIAALAMAAETARDVVRLSMQSCGVRAMTAELGLHRYFRLAAAESARYGDPAALWRVVGAERLRAAAAERELVAV; this comes from the coding sequence ATGGACCTGGCTCCCGATCCGATCTTCCTCCAGGTGCGCGAGGCACTGCGCTCAGCCCTCGCAGCGATTCCCGTGCGCCCCGGAGTGCACGGAGCGCCGGTGACCGACGGCGGCGCGGGACCGGCCCGGACCGTGCTCGACCAGCTCGACGCGGCGGCCTTCGAACGACCCGCCGACGCCGGCGGACTCGGGCTGGGCCTGACCGCCGGGGCGCTGGTGAGCGAGGAACTCGGCCGCGCGGCGTGCGGGAATCCCTACCGTGCCGAGGCGCTGGCGGCCGATGTCAGCTGGCCGCACCCGGAAGGCGTGGGACTGGCCGGGCTGGAGGCACCCCCGCCTTCGGGTGCGCGCGGCGTCAGCGCGACGGCGCGCGCGGGCGGCTGGGAGCTGACGGGTACGGCGACGGTCGATGATGCCGCGGCCGCTGTGTTCCTGGTGGCCGTCGTCTTTGCCGAGCCGGCCCTGGTAGCAGTACCGCGCACCGCGCCAGGTGTCAGTGTCCTGACCACCTTGTTCCCCCCGGCCGTCCGTTTTGAGGCGACCCCGATCGCGTCGACGGAGGTGGTCGCAACCGGCGACACCCTCGCGGACGCGCTGGCCCGAGCCCGTGTGCGACAGGCGGCCTACCTGCTCGGCATCGCCGAGGGCGCCCACCGGATCGCGCTGGACTACACCGGCTCGCGCCGCCAGTTCGGCTCTCGTCTGCGCGACCTGCCCGCGGTCTCGTTCCCTCTGGCCCGCGGCCTGGTGGCTCTGCGCGCGACGCGCGCCTCGGTCTATCGGGCGGCCTGGTTGATCGACACCGAACCGATCGACACCGAACCGGCCGGCGCGGGAACCGAACCGATCGCGGCCCTGGCGATGGCCGCCGAGACCGCGCGCGACGTGGTCCGCCTGAGTATGCAGAGCTGCGGAGTACGCGCGATGACGGCCGAACTGGGCCTGCACCGCTACTTCCGCCTGGCCGCGGCGGAATCCGCGCGCTACGGCGACCCGGCCGCACTGTGGCGCGTCGTCGGTGCCGAGCGCCTGCGTGCAGCCGCCGCTGAGCGAGAACTCGTCGCCGTCTGA
- a CDS encoding acyl-CoA dehydrogenase family protein, which yields MRFGFTEDQQRFRGQVRETLRSAEVQAAAELATGADGIEPDGRPLYRLLGERGLLAVHWPAEFGGEDRSLSQAAIVAEELVRAGVPDTLHVNTIQIVGQFLLMAGDQEQKRRHLPGLARGERFASVLYTEPDAGSDLGALRAVAEPDGDGYRISGTKVFSLKTRFVDLGLCAARTSPDAGKYQGISLFLVDMHAPGVTVSMIPGIGDEHFHRVELDAVPVPARDLLGRPGEAWPLLNEALAVERTGLDYFLKAERWLDAALEALTDREPPCPQGARPISDTWPISDTWPISDTQLEQLGRWEGALAADHALAWEVITGLESGRIDQVSTAVAKYHSSELAQSIAAWAADVPSPEQRANRGRSAAILDSAYREAPGLTLSAGTSEVMLQIMAAAFDTVG from the coding sequence ATGCGGTTCGGATTCACCGAGGATCAACAACGGTTCCGGGGCCAGGTGCGTGAGACGCTGCGCTCGGCCGAGGTGCAGGCGGCAGCCGAACTGGCCACCGGCGCCGACGGCATCGAGCCCGACGGGCGTCCGCTGTACCGGCTGCTCGGCGAGCGGGGGCTGCTGGCCGTGCACTGGCCCGCCGAGTTCGGCGGCGAGGACCGTTCGCTGAGCCAGGCGGCGATCGTCGCCGAGGAACTGGTGCGCGCCGGGGTGCCGGACACGCTGCACGTCAACACCATCCAGATCGTCGGCCAGTTCCTGCTGATGGCCGGCGACCAGGAGCAGAAACGCCGGCACCTGCCGGGGCTGGCCCGCGGCGAGCGTTTCGCCTCGGTGCTGTACACCGAACCGGACGCCGGCTCGGACCTGGGCGCACTGCGCGCCGTGGCCGAACCGGACGGCGACGGCTACCGCATCAGCGGAACGAAGGTGTTCAGCCTCAAGACCCGGTTCGTCGACCTCGGACTGTGCGCGGCCCGCACCTCGCCGGACGCCGGGAAGTACCAGGGCATCAGCCTGTTCCTGGTCGACATGCACGCCCCGGGCGTGACGGTGTCGATGATCCCCGGAATCGGCGACGAGCACTTCCACCGGGTGGAGCTCGACGCGGTGCCGGTACCGGCCCGGGACCTGCTCGGCCGCCCCGGCGAAGCCTGGCCGCTGCTCAACGAGGCACTGGCGGTGGAGCGAACCGGACTCGACTACTTCCTCAAAGCAGAGCGCTGGCTGGACGCCGCGCTGGAGGCGCTGACCGACCGCGAGCCGCCTTGCCCGCAGGGTGCCCGGCCGATCAGCGACACCTGGCCGATCAGTGACACGTGGCCGATCAGCGACACCCAGCTCGAGCAGCTCGGCCGCTGGGAAGGCGCGCTCGCCGCCGACCACGCCCTGGCCTGGGAGGTGATCACCGGACTGGAGTCCGGCCGCATCGACCAGGTCTCGACCGCCGTCGCCAAGTACCACAGCAGCGAACTCGCCCAGAGCATCGCGGCGTGGGCCGCCGACGTCCCGAGCCCCGAGCAGCGGGCGAACCGCGGCAGATCCGCCGCGATCCTGGACTCCGCCTATCGGGAGGCGCCCGGGCTGACCCTGTCGGCGGGCACCTCAGAGGTGATGCTCCAGATCATGGCCGCCGCCTTCGATACCGTCGGATAA